A stretch of Arcobacter arenosus DNA encodes these proteins:
- a CDS encoding serine hydroxymethyltransferase, with protein sequence MSYISNATLEQADKEIFDLVEAELGRQTDHLEMIASENFTSPAVMQTMGSVFTNKYAEGYPYKRYYGGCEFADKAEQLAIDRACEIFGCKFANVQPHAGSQANGAVYAALINAGDKILGMDLSHGGHLTHGSKPSFSGKNYQAFYYGVELDGRINYDKVMEIAKITQPKIIVCGASAYAREIDFSKFREIADAVGAILFADIAHIAGLVAAGEHMSPFPYADVVTTTTHKTLRGPRGGLILTNDEEIAKKINSAIFPGLQGGPLVHVMAAKAVAFKEVLAPEWKEYAKQVKANAKVLAEVLMSRGYDIVSDGTDNHLVLVSFLNKDFSGKDADAALGNAGITVNKNTVPGETRSPFVTSGIRIGSPALTARGMKEEEFTFIANKICDVLDDINNTDLQAQIKQELKELARDFVIYNQSTY encoded by the coding sequence ATGAGTTATATTTCAAATGCTACTTTAGAACAAGCAGACAAAGAGATTTTTGATTTAGTTGAGGCAGAATTAGGAAGACAAACTGACCACTTAGAGATGATTGCAAGTGAGAACTTTACAAGTCCAGCAGTTATGCAAACAATGGGTTCTGTATTTACAAACAAATATGCTGAGGGTTATCCATATAAAAGATATTATGGTGGATGCGAATTTGCTGATAAAGCTGAACAATTAGCTATTGATAGAGCTTGTGAAATTTTTGGATGTAAATTTGCAAACGTTCAACCTCACGCAGGAAGCCAAGCAAATGGTGCAGTATATGCAGCTTTAATAAATGCAGGTGATAAAATCTTAGGTATGGATTTATCTCATGGTGGTCACTTAACACATGGTTCGAAACCATCATTTTCAGGTAAAAACTACCAAGCATTTTATTATGGTGTTGAATTAGATGGTAGAATTAATTATGATAAAGTAATGGAAATTGCAAAAATCACTCAACCAAAAATTATTGTTTGTGGTGCAAGTGCTTATGCAAGAGAGATTGATTTCTCAAAATTTAGAGAGATTGCTGATGCAGTTGGTGCTATTTTATTTGCTGATATTGCTCACATCGCTGGACTTGTTGCAGCAGGTGAACATATGTCTCCATTCCCTTATGCAGACGTTGTTACAACTACAACACACAAAACATTAAGAGGTCCAAGAGGTGGACTTATTTTAACAAATGATGAAGAGATTGCTAAAAAAATCAATTCAGCTATTTTCCCAGGTTTACAAGGTGGACCATTAGTTCACGTTATGGCTGCAAAAGCAGTTGCATTTAAAGAGGTTTTAGCACCTGAATGGAAAGAATATGCAAAACAAGTTAAAGCAAATGCAAAAGTATTAGCTGAAGTTTTAATGTCAAGAGGATATGACATTGTAAGTGATGGTACAGATAATCACTTAGTACTAGTATCATTCTTAAATAAAGATTTTTCAGGTAAAGATGCAGATGCGGCATTAGGAAATGCAGGTATTACTGTAAATAAAAATACAGTTCCAGGGGAAACAAGAAGTCCTTTTGTAACATCAGGTATTAGAATTGGATCTCCAGCATTAACAGCAAGAGGGATGAAAGAAGAAGAGTTTACATTTATTGCAAATAAAATTTGTGATGTATTAGATGATATCAATAATACAGACTTACAGGCTCAAATCAAACAAGAATTAAAAGAATTAGCAAGAGATTTTGTAATTTACAATCAATCTACTTATTAA
- the pdxA gene encoding 4-hydroxythreonine-4-phosphate dehydrogenase, with protein MSKTMEEKPLIAVSVGDLNGIGIEIALKAHEKISKYCKPLYCINKKMLKEAANLLKLEIPDDFDIFSVKGEFEIKPGQVSKRSGKFSYDSFTEAINLANKKKVKAIVTLPINKESWNKANIKYKGHTEVLRDFFGEDAIMMLGCKKLFVGLFTEHIPLKKVAKSIEEKKLTNFLIDFYNNVNSPNIGVLALNPHASDNGVLGNEEVEIFKAIKNANKALDKKIFKGPLVPDTAFSPMSRKNFKYFVAMYHDQGLAPLKALYFDQSINVSLNLPIIRTSVDHGTAFDIAYKNDRKLNYKSYINAVKEAVNLQENKLS; from the coding sequence ATGAGTAAAACAATGGAAGAGAAACCTTTAATAGCAGTTTCAGTTGGTGATTTAAATGGGATTGGTATTGAAATTGCTTTAAAAGCCCATGAAAAAATCTCTAAATACTGTAAACCTCTATATTGCATAAATAAAAAGATGTTAAAAGAAGCTGCGAATCTTTTAAAGCTAGAGATTCCTGATGATTTTGATATCTTTAGTGTAAAGGGTGAATTTGAGATAAAACCAGGTCAAGTATCTAAAAGAAGTGGTAAATTTTCATATGATTCTTTTACGGAAGCTATTAACTTAGCAAATAAGAAAAAAGTTAAAGCAATAGTAACTCTTCCAATTAATAAAGAATCTTGGAATAAAGCAAATATAAAATATAAAGGTCATACAGAAGTTTTAAGGGACTTTTTTGGTGAAGATGCCATTATGATGTTAGGTTGTAAAAAATTATTTGTAGGACTTTTTACTGAACATATCCCTTTAAAAAAAGTTGCAAAATCAATTGAAGAAAAAAAGCTAACTAATTTTTTAATTGACTTTTATAATAATGTAAACTCTCCAAATATTGGTGTATTAGCACTAAATCCCCATGCAAGTGATAATGGTGTTTTAGGTAATGAAGAGGTTGAGATTTTCAAAGCTATTAAAAATGCAAATAAAGCTTTAGATAAAAAGATATTTAAAGGACCACTAGTACCTGATACTGCATTTTCTCCAATGTCAAGGAAAAACTTTAAATATTTTGTAGCTATGTACCATGACCAAGGATTAGCTCCGTTAAAGGCATTATATTTTGATCAAAGTATAAATGTAAGTCTAAATCTTCCAATTATTAGAACATCGGTTGATCATGGAACTGCTTTTGATATTGCATATAAAAATGATAGAAAATTAAACTATAAAAGTTATATTAATGCGGTTAAAGAAGCGGTAAATCTACAGGAAAATAAACTATCATGA
- a CDS encoding anthranilate synthase component I family protein — protein MQFYSKELFLDQFTPVSIYEKVKKLYKDEITFLFESTINSSDGNYSFIVIGDRERVWYENNTCFYKNEKGEVSEVESNPLKFLQKYYKNFDKEFYKQKALELGIGLVDGFIGNVGYDIGKEFEPKLKESMNNLEDQLNMPDLDLIRPNIILGFSHKTSKLIMVTSVESFKNDLKKIEEELFKPYEFTPLKKAEIIDEGKFNYSKEKFFEMVEESKKMIRSGDVFQILMSNRFIQKAKVDHLSFYRALRSKNPSPYLFLLEYEDFTIAGSSPEVMIKLVDGHLLLRPIAGTRKRGKNIDRDLELEEEMLSDVKEKAEHLMLVDLGRNDVGRVARPGTVKVTDLMRVEKYSHVMHMVSDVEAIIDDKYDMFDLFAATFTAGTMTGAPKIRAMELIAQFEGIKRNFYSGSIAYFGFDGNMDSAITIRTSLIKEDEIIFQAGAGVVADSIPELEYLEVQNKLAANISTLKDLS, from the coding sequence ATGCAATTTTATTCAAAAGAACTTTTTCTAGATCAATTCACACCAGTTTCGATCTATGAAAAAGTTAAAAAATTATACAAAGATGAAATTACTTTTCTTTTTGAAAGTACAATAAACTCAAGTGATGGAAACTACTCTTTTATTGTAATTGGAGATAGAGAACGAGTTTGGTATGAAAACAACACATGTTTTTACAAAAATGAAAAAGGTGAAGTTTCAGAAGTTGAATCAAACCCTTTAAAGTTTCTACAAAAATATTATAAAAATTTTGATAAAGAGTTTTATAAACAAAAAGCTTTAGAGTTAGGAATTGGTTTAGTTGATGGTTTTATAGGTAATGTTGGTTATGACATTGGTAAAGAGTTTGAGCCAAAATTAAAAGAATCAATGAACAATTTAGAAGACCAATTAAATATGCCTGATTTAGACTTAATTAGACCAAATATCATCTTAGGATTTTCCCATAAGACATCAAAATTGATTATGGTTACTTCAGTTGAATCATTTAAAAATGACCTAAAAAAAATTGAAGAAGAGCTTTTTAAACCATATGAATTTACACCACTTAAAAAAGCAGAAATTATTGACGAGGGTAAATTTAACTATTCAAAAGAAAAATTCTTTGAAATGGTAGAAGAATCTAAAAAGATGATTAGATCTGGAGATGTTTTCCAAATTCTAATGTCAAATAGATTTATCCAAAAAGCAAAGGTTGATCACCTTAGTTTTTATAGAGCATTAAGAAGTAAAAACCCAAGTCCTTATCTATTTTTACTTGAATATGAAGATTTTACAATTGCAGGAAGTTCTCCTGAGGTTATGATTAAGCTTGTAGATGGACACCTACTTTTAAGACCTATTGCAGGTACTAGAAAAAGAGGAAAAAATATAGATAGAGACTTAGAGCTTGAAGAAGAGATGTTATCTGATGTAAAAGAAAAAGCAGAACATCTAATGTTAGTTGACCTTGGTAGAAATGATGTAGGGAGAGTTGCACGTCCAGGAACAGTAAAAGTAACTGATTTAATGAGAGTAGAAAAATACTCACATGTTATGCATATGGTATCTGATGTAGAAGCAATAATTGATGATAAATACGATATGTTTGACCTTTTTGCAGCAACTTTTACAGCAGGAACAATGACAGGAGCTCCAAAAATTAGGGCAATGGAATTAATTGCACAATTTGAAGGGATTAAAAGAAATTTTTATTCGGGAAGTATTGCTTATTTTGGTTTTGATGGAAATATGGATTCTGCAATTACAATTAGAACATCATTAATTAAAGAAGATGAGATTATTTTCCAAGCAGGAGCTGGAGTTGTTGCAGATTCTATTCCTGAACTTGAATATTTAGAAGTTCAAAATAAACTTGCTGCAAATATCTCAACATTAAAAGATTTATCATAA
- a CDS encoding SPOR domain-containing protein → MEIKGEDFIKKVQLQQEKNEIEQRLNEINDAESAYENNNDTPRQAPHQPGQINTSRLDREIEIQEEKEYSDIMLGQGKSNEQNKKKYLVLGLVLVILFLLTVIIIRLLTNDSPNENDSFTKESTQNSQESVQNENIEEQYQKIINEKLKNIKEENQKAQAIDEKVEENLDLKKIEEKELVVEPTTPETKPDVFEVKKEEQIVVPEKKQPEPKPVVKKPEPKKVVKQVASTTSSTITTKPKGTFVQIGAFSKMPSVKYLNNIKAKGYSYKIYKVSINGKMFHKVLIGPYNSRGQAKLATDDIKKNLNVSGAFILTF, encoded by the coding sequence ATGGAAATAAAAGGCGAAGATTTTATAAAAAAAGTTCAGTTACAACAAGAAAAAAATGAGATTGAACAAAGGTTAAATGAGATAAATGATGCGGAGTCTGCTTATGAAAACAATAATGATACTCCAAGACAAGCCCCTCATCAACCTGGTCAAATAAACACTTCAAGACTTGATAGAGAGATTGAGATTCAAGAAGAAAAAGAGTATTCAGATATTATGTTAGGTCAAGGAAAATCTAATGAACAAAATAAGAAAAAATATCTTGTTTTAGGACTAGTCTTAGTAATTTTATTTTTATTAACTGTTATAATAATTCGTCTTTTAACAAATGACTCACCAAATGAAAATGATAGTTTTACTAAAGAGTCAACTCAAAACTCACAAGAATCTGTTCAAAATGAAAATATAGAAGAGCAGTACCAAAAAATCATAAATGAAAAACTAAAAAATATAAAAGAAGAAAATCAAAAAGCACAAGCAATTGATGAAAAAGTTGAAGAGAACCTTGACCTTAAAAAAATTGAGGAAAAAGAGTTAGTAGTTGAACCAACTACACCTGAAACTAAACCTGATGTTTTTGAAGTAAAAAAAGAAGAACAAATTGTAGTTCCAGAGAAAAAACAACCTGAACCAAAACCTGTAGTAAAAAAACCTGAACCAAAAAAAGTTGTAAAACAAGTAGCTTCTACAACTTCGTCAACAATTACAACTAAACCAAAGGGAACTTTTGTTCAAATTGGAGCATTTTCAAAAATGCCAAGTGTAAAATATTTAAACAATATTAAAGCAAAAGGTTATTCATATAAAATTTATAAAGTCTCTATCAATGGGAAAATGTTCCATAAAGTTTTAATTGGACCATATAATAGTAGAGGACAAGCAAAATTAGCAACTGATGATATTAAGAAAAATCTTAATGTTTCAGGGGCATTTATTTTGACATTCTAA
- the lysS gene encoding lysine--tRNA ligase, producing MFENKYIQQRIEKANTLREKGINPYANDSARNTTIAKYLNVNTDLFQTEEKRDEHRHYIVAGRIKFFRLMGKASFLKIEDESGILQIYVARDNLPEGFYNETFKKNIEVGDIIEVGGYPFITGKGELSLHVDSLKVLTKAISPLPEKFHGITDKELRYRQRYLDLIMNSQVRKTFHIRSRVISLTRRFFENKGFLEVETPMMHPIAGGANAKPFVTHHNALGVDRFLRIAPELYLKRLIVGGFEAVFEINRNFRNEGMDATHNPEFTSIEFYWAYKTYKDLIELTKEYFDFLFEHLDLPTKLPYGDLEIDFTKFSEIPLIESLTAIGGVPADITEDKEKIIAFMKEKNLEVNENMNLGQLQGELFDEYVEAKLINPTFITEYPVEISPLARRSDEKPHLTDRFELFIAGKEIANAFSELNDPLDQLERFEGQIAAKDAGDDEAHEMDEDFVNALSYGMAPTAGQGIGIDRLVMMLTNQHSIRDVLLFPAMKPIAKEIDLHEENEEGNE from the coding sequence TTGTTTGAAAACAAATATATACAACAAAGAATAGAAAAAGCAAACACTTTAAGAGAAAAAGGGATAAATCCTTATGCAAATGATAGTGCAAGAAATACTACAATTGCAAAATATTTGAATGTAAATACTGACCTATTTCAAACTGAAGAAAAAAGAGATGAACATAGACATTATATAGTAGCTGGTAGAATTAAATTTTTTAGACTTATGGGTAAAGCTAGTTTTTTAAAGATTGAAGATGAAAGTGGAATCTTACAAATTTATGTGGCTAGAGATAATTTACCTGAAGGTTTTTATAATGAAACTTTTAAAAAGAACATTGAAGTTGGTGATATAATTGAAGTGGGAGGATACCCTTTTATTACAGGAAAAGGTGAATTATCTTTACACGTTGATAGTTTAAAAGTTTTAACAAAAGCTATCTCTCCACTTCCAGAGAAATTTCATGGAATCACAGATAAAGAGTTAAGATATAGACAAAGATATTTAGATTTAATTATGAATTCTCAAGTTAGAAAAACTTTTCATATTAGATCTAGAGTAATTAGTTTAACAAGAAGATTTTTTGAAAACAAAGGTTTCTTAGAGGTTGAAACTCCTATGATGCATCCAATTGCAGGTGGAGCGAATGCTAAACCATTTGTAACTCATCATAATGCTTTAGGTGTTGATAGATTTTTAAGAATTGCACCCGAACTTTATCTAAAAAGACTTATAGTTGGTGGATTTGAAGCAGTATTTGAAATCAATAGAAACTTTAGAAATGAAGGTATGGATGCAACACATAACCCAGAGTTTACATCTATCGAATTTTATTGGGCATATAAAACCTATAAAGATTTAATTGAACTTACTAAAGAGTATTTTGACTTTTTATTTGAGCATTTAGATTTACCAACAAAACTTCCATATGGTGATTTAGAGATTGATTTTACAAAATTTTCTGAAATTCCATTAATTGAATCACTTACAGCAATTGGTGGTGTTCCAGCTGACATTACAGAAGATAAAGAGAAAATCATAGCATTTATGAAAGAGAAAAATCTTGAAGTAAATGAAAATATGAACTTAGGACAATTACAAGGTGAGCTTTTTGATGAATATGTTGAAGCTAAATTAATTAACCCAACATTTATCACTGAGTACCCTGTTGAGATTTCACCACTAGCAAGAAGAAGTGATGAAAAACCTCATTTAACAGATAGATTTGAGTTATTTATTGCAGGTAAAGAGATTGCAAATGCCTTTAGTGAGTTAAATGACCCACTTGACCAACTTGAAAGATTTGAAGGTCAAATTGCTGCAAAAGATGCAGGTGATGATGAAGCACATGAGATGGATGAAGATTTTGTAAATGCTTTATCTTATGGTATGGCTCCAACAGCAGGACAAGGTATTGGTATAGATAGATTGGTTATGATGTTAACAAACCAACACAGTATTAGAGATGTACTTCTTTTCCCAGCAATGAAACCAATTGCTAAAGAGATAGATTTACATGAAGAAAATGAAGAAGGAAATGAATAA
- a CDS encoding ATP-binding protein encodes MTSLEFCHELEFSKINFIERKIRITHPKTILSGPPKSGKSFLIFDYLSNFDSKEYIYIDFNDTRNTYQEIEENLEEFVIRNNIKVIVLENFDFQFKIPYCDSVIITTKQARKEKGFKNLFLNPLDFEEYLLHDKKNQNITHLFNNFLRYGNLPETLQTPDYKIYESLQNLIKLINKDETCEEILKILVFNMDEKKSLNQIFLTLKEKIKISKDKFYEECKRLENEKIIYFLPKFMQEKAVKKIYTYNCALFSSITHKKKFKNELTNLIFLELLNRYKKLYYLDYIDFYIPDENIAIVSIPFFNSTIMQSQLKRIKKVANEHEIKELYVITVSNNEHFFIQNLEVTVLPFYEWALS; translated from the coding sequence ATGACAAGCCTTGAGTTTTGTCATGAATTAGAATTTTCAAAAATAAATTTTATTGAAAGAAAAATAAGAATTACCCACCCAAAAACTATCCTTTCTGGCCCTCCTAAATCTGGAAAAAGTTTTTTAATTTTCGATTATTTATCAAACTTTGATTCTAAAGAATATATTTATATAGACTTTAATGATACAAGAAATACTTACCAAGAGATTGAAGAAAATCTAGAAGAGTTTGTAATAAGAAATAATATAAAAGTTATAGTTTTAGAAAACTTTGATTTTCAATTTAAAATTCCATATTGTGATAGTGTAATTATTACAACTAAACAAGCAAGAAAAGAAAAAGGATTCAAAAACCTTTTTTTAAACCCTTTAGATTTTGAGGAATACTTACTTCATGATAAAAAAAATCAAAATATCACACACTTATTTAACAATTTCTTGAGATATGGGAATTTACCTGAAACTCTTCAAACCCCTGATTATAAAATCTATGAATCTTTACAAAACTTAATAAAACTAATAAATAAAGATGAAACTTGTGAAGAGATTTTAAAAATCTTAGTATTTAATATGGATGAAAAAAAATCATTAAATCAGATTTTTTTAACTTTAAAAGAAAAAATTAAAATTTCAAAAGATAAATTTTATGAAGAGTGTAAAAGATTAGAAAATGAAAAGATAATATATTTTCTTCCAAAATTTATGCAAGAAAAGGCTGTTAAAAAAATATATACCTATAACTGTGCCCTATTTTCAAGTATTACACATAAAAAGAAATTTAAAAATGAACTTACTAATCTAATCTTTTTAGAACTATTAAATCGATACAAAAAGCTTTATTATCTGGACTATATAGACTTTTATATACCAGATGAAAATATTGCAATTGTTTCTATTCCTTTTTTTAATTCAACAATAATGCAAAGTCAATTAAAAAGGATAAAAAAAGTTGCAAATGAACATGAAATAAAAGAATTATACGTAATTACAGTATCAAATAATGAGCATTTTTTTATTCAAAATTTAGAAGTAACAGTCTTACCTTTTTATGAATGGGCATTAAGCTAA
- a CDS encoding ATP-binding protein: MNLKTFIKLFSFVLVSVLIYMITDFYIQKEQNNKLLQKYYTSSEYIKKNLLTLISDKKNATLSIALSFIDNKEIINSILTKNKLNLDLNKYSLELRKYTKFKNVWFQILDKEGNSFYRSWSDHKSDSLKFRPDVKKILKTKKIQTSISVGRYDMSFKSMVPILKDNELIGIFEVITHFNSISKMLEKQKIDSLILADKKYKNKIKYPFTKKFMGDYYIANFNAKEYLIDLVKKESIEKILEIKDYKIINENYLVTQQVIEFENEIIGYIILTKNLKDIDVSSIVDAKKSSIKNLILFIILIGIIFLAINYYLYLRQIQIEKKRVQTILDSQKNIIVITNGIKIQNANAQLIEFFDEFKSLDEFKEKYDCICERFIEMNDDNYLIDKDYDGRNWAEHILSNNDKKFKAAIKKADKIYHFTLNVNLTDIKEDIPYIIVTLTDITNEIENNKILIEKDRILLQQNKMASMGEMLNNIAHQWRQPLSSISSLASGLRIKGELKLVEENDINYTCEKILNNTNYLSQTIEDFRNFFKEKKDQEEFGLKKSIDESLNLLKDRLIALSITTVIKIDEKIKLYSFKSEFQQALLNIINNSIDAFIKNNSKEKIIFITFNKDTLRIKDTAGGVDEKIIEKIFEPYFTTKHQSQGTGIGLYMTQEILVKHMNCKLSISNKNFTYKDKKLKGLAFDISFDLKTLKTS; this comes from the coding sequence ATGAATTTAAAAACATTTATAAAATTATTTTCTTTTGTATTAGTTTCTGTTCTAATATACATGATTACTGATTTTTATATTCAAAAAGAACAAAATAATAAACTGCTTCAAAAATATTATACAAGTTCTGAATATATTAAAAAAAATCTTTTAACTTTAATATCAGATAAAAAAAATGCAACCTTGTCTATTGCCCTATCTTTTATAGATAATAAAGAGATAATAAATTCAATACTCACAAAAAATAAACTAAATCTAGATTTAAATAAATACTCTTTAGAACTAAGAAAATACACAAAGTTTAAAAATGTATGGTTTCAAATTTTAGATAAAGAGGGAAATAGTTTTTATAGAAGCTGGAGTGATCATAAAAGTGATTCACTAAAATTTAGACCTGATGTCAAAAAAATTTTAAAAACAAAAAAAATACAAACTTCAATTAGTGTTGGAAGATATGATATGTCCTTTAAATCAATGGTTCCAATACTAAAAGACAATGAGTTAATTGGTATCTTTGAAGTGATAACTCACTTTAATTCTATTTCCAAAATGTTAGAAAAACAAAAAATTGATTCTTTAATTTTAGCTGATAAAAAATACAAAAATAAAATCAAATATCCATTTACAAAAAAATTTATGGGTGATTATTATATTGCAAATTTCAATGCAAAAGAGTATTTAATAGATTTAGTAAAAAAAGAGAGTATTGAAAAAATACTTGAAATAAAAGATTATAAAATAATTAATGAAAACTATCTTGTTACACAACAAGTTATAGAGTTTGAAAACGAAATAATAGGTTATATAATACTAACAAAGAATTTAAAAGATATTGATGTCAGTTCTATTGTAGATGCAAAGAAAAGTTCTATTAAAAACTTAATTTTATTTATCATATTAATAGGTATCATATTTTTAGCTATTAATTATTATTTGTATTTAAGACAGATTCAAATAGAGAAAAAAAGAGTACAAACTATTTTAGATTCCCAAAAAAATATTATTGTAATAACCAATGGAATAAAAATACAAAATGCCAATGCACAATTAATTGAATTCTTTGATGAGTTTAAAAGCCTAGATGAATTCAAAGAAAAATATGATTGTATTTGTGAAAGATTTATTGAAATGAATGATGACAACTACTTAATTGATAAAGATTATGATGGTAGAAACTGGGCTGAACACATTCTTAGTAATAATGATAAAAAATTTAAAGCAGCAATAAAAAAAGCTGATAAGATTTACCATTTTACTTTAAATGTAAATCTTACGGATATAAAAGAAGATATACCTTATATTATTGTAACTTTAACAGATATAACAAACGAAATTGAAAATAATAAAATATTAATTGAAAAAGATAGAATATTATTACAACAAAATAAAATGGCTTCAATGGGAGAGATGTTAAATAATATAGCCCACCAATGGAGACAACCATTAAGTTCAATCTCAAGTTTAGCAAGTGGATTAAGAATAAAAGGAGAATTAAAACTTGTAGAAGAAAATGATATAAATTATACTTGTGAAAAGATTTTAAATAATACAAATTATCTATCTCAAACAATAGAAGATTTTAGAAATTTTTTTAAAGAGAAAAAAGATCAAGAAGAGTTTGGATTAAAAAAATCTATTGATGAGAGTTTAAATCTTTTAAAAGATAGGTTAATAGCATTAAGTATAACTACAGTAATTAAAATTGATGAGAAGATAAAGCTTTACAGTTTTAAAAGTGAATTTCAACAAGCTTTATTAAATATAATTAATAATTCTATTGATGCTTTTATAAAAAATAATTCAAAAGAAAAAATCATTTTTATTACTTTTAATAAAGATACTTTGAGGATAAAAGATACAGCAGGAGGAGTTGATGAAAAAATTATTGAAAAAATCTTTGAACCATATTTTACAACTAAACACCAATCACAAGGAACTGGTATAGGTCTGTATATGACACAAGAAATCTTGGTAAAACATATGAATTGTAAATTATCAATTTCTAATAAAAATTTTACTTATAAAGATAAAAAATTAAAAGGTTTAGCTTTTGATATATCCTTTGATTTAAAAACATTAAAAACTTCGTAA
- a CDS encoding CvpA family protein, whose product MQNFTVFDIVIVSITVLLGLKGLLRGFIKEIFGLVGIIGGIFIASRLAGDIGNAIAPLLALENQATIKLIGFVIGLVGFWAIIYILGIILSKIFQASGLGLFDRILGFFFGSAKIFLIFSVIVYALYQVNSFKDLMDTKVGKSVTFPFLLSTGGFIVKLDANDFMKKVEEKITPKKENEVIEEDDDLLKQKSIKEELSDTVKGMKEATIKSSEEVVDAVKKTVNKKVDEIAKEIKNNPLPESTPTQEDTNTEKTE is encoded by the coding sequence ATGCAAAATTTTACAGTTTTTGACATAGTTATCGTTAGTATCACAGTATTACTTGGACTTAAAGGCCTTTTAAGAGGATTTATTAAAGAGATTTTTGGTTTAGTAGGAATTATTGGTGGTATTTTTATTGCTTCAAGATTAGCAGGAGATATTGGTAATGCTATAGCTCCACTTTTAGCTTTAGAGAATCAAGCAACAATTAAACTTATAGGTTTTGTTATAGGACTTGTAGGATTTTGGGCGATTATTTATATTTTAGGAATTATTTTAAGTAAAATATTCCAAGCAAGTGGATTAGGTTTATTTGATAGAATTTTAGGATTTTTCTTTGGTAGTGCAAAAATATTTTTAATTTTTTCAGTAATTGTTTATGCTTTATATCAAGTTAATTCATTTAAAGATTTAATGGATACAAAAGTTGGGAAATCTGTTACTTTCCCATTTTTACTTAGCACTGGTGGATTTATTGTTAAATTAGATGCTAATGATTTTATGAAAAAAGTAGAAGAAAAAATCACTCCAAAAAAAGAAAATGAAGTGATTGAAGAGGATGATGATTTATTAAAACAAAAATCTATTAAAGAAGAGTTAAGCGATACAGTAAAAGGTATGAAAGAAGCTACAATTAAATCTTCTGAAGAGGTTGTTGATGCAGTTAAAAAAACTGTAAATAAAAAAGTTGATGAGATAGCAAAAGAGATTAAAAATAATCCTTTACCAGAATCAACACCAACACAAGAAGATACAAATACAGAAAAAACAGAATAA
- a CDS encoding pyridoxine 5'-phosphate synthase has product MLLGVNIDHIAVLREARKINDPNPMDALGICKIAGADQITIHLREDRRHINDDDAKNICKLSPLPVNLECAIDEDIIDIVCELKPHRATLVPEKREEVTTEGGLDLEAGYSKIKKAVKKLHDNDIEVSLFIDPDKKMIELSKDLKVEWVELHTGTFANLYAMLYGNLSNSQHSIKELEISREELKELLHNSKKEIKKSALKAVDLGLKVAAGHGLNYQNVTEISKLKTIDELNIGQSIIARSVFTGLEKAIKDMKELL; this is encoded by the coding sequence TTGTTACTTGGAGTAAATATTGACCACATTGCTGTATTAAGAGAAGCTAGAAAAATCAATGACCCAAATCCTATGGATGCTTTGGGAATTTGTAAAATTGCCGGTGCAGATCAAATAACAATACACTTAAGAGAAGATAGACGGCATATCAACGATGATGATGCAAAAAACATCTGTAAACTTTCCCCTTTACCTGTAAATTTAGAGTGCGCAATTGATGAAGATATAATTGATATTGTTTGTGAATTAAAACCACATAGAGCAACGCTTGTTCCAGAAAAAAGGGAAGAAGTTACAACTGAAGGTGGACTTGATTTAGAAGCAGGATATTCAAAAATCAAAAAAGCTGTAAAAAAACTTCATGACAATGATATAGAGGTATCTTTATTTATTGACCCAGATAAAAAGATGATAGAGTTATCAAAAGATTTAAAAGTTGAATGGGTAGAGCTTCATACGGGAACATTTGCAAATTTATATGCAATGCTTTATGGAAACCTTTCAAACTCTCAACATAGTATCAAAGAGTTAGAAATAAGTAGAGAAGAGTTAAAAGAGCTACTTCATAATAGTAAAAAAGAGATAAAAAAATCTGCTTTAAAAGCTGTTGATTTAGGTTTAAAAGTAGCTGCAGGACATGGATTAAATTACCAAAATGTTACAGAAATCTCAAAATTAAAAACAATAGATGAATTAAATATAGGTCAAAGTATTATAGCTAGATCAGTTTTTACAGGACTTGAAAAAGCTATAAAAGATATGAAAGAACTATTATGA